In Streptomyces sclerotialus, the DNA window AGCTCGACACGGCGGTCGCCCGGACCGCGCCACGCGCGCGGCAGACCGAGCCGTACAGGACGCCCCGGAAGGCGACCTCCTCCAGCAGCACCGTGCCGACGGGCACCGTGACCAGTACCCGCCACGCCACCTGCCCACCGGTCAGCCTGCTGTACCGCTCGTCCGCGAACAGGCCGTGCGCCACCGGCAGCAGTGCCCCCACCGCACAGACCGCAGCGACCAGCCCGATCAGGACCACCGCCCACCGCGCACCCCGCCCGAGTGCGGCAGGGTCCAGGCCCGCGTCCGCCCAGGTGCCCCCGGCGGCGAACAGCACACCCAGCAGCAGGGCGCTGACCGCCACGGCGGTCAGCAACCCGAACGACGGCGCCCACCGGTTGTTCACCGCATTGACGACGGCCAGCACGGCGACGGTGACGCCTGCCGCCACGCCCGTACGCACGGCACACCGGCCCTCCGGCTGCGCGGAGCCGGCTGAGTCCACAGGACGATTGTCGCCCCGCGGCAGCCGTTTTCCGG includes these proteins:
- a CDS encoding lysostaphin resistance A-like protein, producing MDSAGSAQPEGRCAVRTGVAAGVTVAVLAVVNAVNNRWAPSFGLLTAVAVSALLLGVLFAAGGTWADAGLDPAALGRGARWAVVLIGLVAAVCAVGALLPVAHGLFADERYSRLTGGQVAWRVLVTVPVGTVLLEEVAFRGVLYGSVCRARGAVRATAVSSSLFGLWHILPSLHLATDKPVLTPVFGDSALGAALAVAGTVLFTGAAGVLLCELRRRSGSLLAPMGLHWAVNALGYLTGYLLR